A window of the Bacillus sp. E(2018) genome harbors these coding sequences:
- a CDS encoding MGMT family protein, translating into MEPFTEKVIKVIKNIPSGYVMSYGQIARVAGNPRSARQVVRILHSMSKKHDLPWHRVINGKGEIGIQDEELFFTQKSRLEREGVQFKGKNRVDIETYRYSPDCEDTI; encoded by the coding sequence ATGGAACCGTTTACTGAGAAAGTTATTAAAGTTATCAAAAACATACCGAGTGGCTACGTCATGTCTTATGGACAGATTGCCCGCGTAGCTGGTAATCCGCGAAGTGCTAGACAGGTCGTCCGTATCCTTCACTCTATGAGTAAGAAACATGATCTGCCTTGGCATCGTGTAATCAATGGAAAAGGAGAAATCGGCATTCAAGATGAGGAATTATTTTTTACACAAAAATCACGATTAGAACGTGAAGGAGTGCAATTTAAAGGGAAAAATAGAGTGGACATCGAAACTTACAGATATTCGCCAGATTGCGAGGATACTATTTAA
- a CDS encoding DUF2254 domain-containing protein → MFRLNLLDNYLKKYTKMSERELSHTVQSNMWFTPVLYVLFSALLVTATLTTDLKYDLGNQMRPFFAVDYDLTRNLVGTLTAATLTLTTFTFNLILVVFTTFSGQFSPRMLKNFIASKSTQRVLGIFTSSFIYMLLSFLFLNKRMAEYYFAVPLVAAIIAAFAMGTFIFFINHAVAWLQVNQMTYDMKNEALSIVKSALEDEVDPYKVNDLTTVNSEICEESGNAIKARKSGFIQLVDFISIMKEAERDDIVIRLEYAIGSYVYATTPFITYWKKGENEIDEEKYLSLISIGRRQTEVQDIEFSINKLVEVAIRSLGNNDPKTAINSIYQLGEVLTTISRGSIFSKYLVDKQNNLRVVLQERDFSHYLYNAFGYIRHYAKDNVIVCTEILKVLDLMAKSLNKRDYNAVWEFGVLTASGLENHFLFALDYQQFHRALQNLSVTTKHEKEYEEFLFKSKQP, encoded by the coding sequence ATGTTTAGATTGAACCTATTAGATAATTATTTAAAGAAATATACAAAAATGTCCGAGAGGGAACTATCACATACCGTTCAATCGAATATGTGGTTTACTCCCGTACTTTACGTTTTGTTTTCTGCACTACTAGTTACGGCGACATTAACAACTGATCTAAAGTACGACTTAGGCAATCAGATGCGTCCTTTTTTTGCAGTTGATTATGATCTTACACGAAATCTAGTAGGGACTCTTACCGCGGCCACTCTAACACTGACCACCTTTACCTTTAACTTGATTCTTGTTGTGTTTACGACGTTTTCTGGACAGTTTTCTCCTCGTATGTTGAAAAACTTTATAGCTAGTAAATCAACACAGCGTGTTCTAGGGATATTTACCTCTAGTTTCATTTATATGTTGTTGAGTTTTTTATTTTTGAACAAAAGAATGGCTGAATACTATTTTGCTGTTCCGTTGGTAGCAGCTATCATTGCAGCCTTTGCGATGGGAACGTTTATCTTTTTTATCAATCATGCTGTCGCTTGGCTTCAAGTGAACCAGATGACGTATGACATGAAGAATGAAGCATTATCTATCGTGAAAAGTGCACTAGAGGATGAAGTGGATCCTTATAAAGTAAATGATTTAACGACCGTGAACAGTGAAATATGTGAAGAAAGCGGTAATGCGATTAAAGCTCGTAAATCGGGATTTATCCAATTGGTGGATTTCATCTCAATCATGAAAGAAGCAGAACGAGATGATATCGTCATACGTTTGGAGTATGCGATCGGAAGTTATGTGTATGCTACAACACCTTTTATTACTTATTGGAAAAAAGGTGAGAATGAAATTGACGAAGAAAAATATTTGTCACTCATTAGTATTGGAAGAAGGCAAACGGAAGTACAAGATATTGAATTTAGTATCAATAAGCTTGTAGAAGTTGCAATCAGATCTCTAGGAAATAATGATCCAAAAACAGCTATTAACTCTATTTATCAATTAGGTGAAGTTCTTACTACGATTTCACGAGGATCCATATTCTCAAAGTATCTGGTAGATAAACAGAATAATCTGCGCGTCGTATTGCAAGAACGAGATTTTAGCCATTATTTATATAACGCTTTTGGGTATATTCGTCACTATGCAAAAGATAACGTGATCGTGTGTACGGAGATCTTGAAAGTTCTGGATTTGATGGCAAAATCCTTAAATAAGCGGGATTATAACGCAGTCTGGGAATTTGGGGTACTAACTGCTAGCGGGTTAGAGAATCATTTCTTATTCGCTCTGGATTATCAACAATTTCACAGAGCTCTGCAAAATCTTTCTGTAACGACCAAACATGAAAAAGAATATGAAGAGTTCTTGTTTAAAAGTAAACAACCTTAA
- a CDS encoding protein kinase — protein sequence MITELWKGLQRTLWDRPFKAGHLIHERYHIQEVLGMGSYGITYLALDRQTEAIIVLKQLRNTKAKTTAGLLSFQRESQILEALHQHPVPKLLNTFQDEQGHFIAMEWIKGQTFENLIFRDNQTYNEKETIAILLELLNITEHFHEKGIIHRDLRIPNIIQRDNKLIVIDFGLACYLSDKHQEVEDSNDHPEKLRMRAVKVESDLFALGHFALFLLYSSYVPQSKKELSWEEELEISLPFKSILRKMLQLDEPFHSATDVQKALRSI from the coding sequence ATGATAACTGAACTTTGGAAAGGTCTGCAAAGAACTTTATGGGACAGACCTTTTAAAGCTGGGCATCTCATTCATGAGCGATATCACATTCAAGAAGTTCTTGGAATGGGTAGCTATGGCATTACGTATTTAGCACTCGATCGGCAAACAGAAGCGATCATCGTCTTAAAACAGCTGAGGAACACAAAAGCCAAAACCACAGCTGGGCTTCTCTCTTTCCAAAGAGAGTCTCAGATCTTAGAAGCGCTGCACCAACACCCCGTTCCGAAGCTATTGAATACCTTTCAAGATGAACAAGGTCACTTTATTGCTATGGAGTGGATTAAGGGTCAAACATTCGAAAATCTAATTTTTCGTGACAATCAAACGTATAACGAAAAAGAAACGATCGCGATTCTGCTAGAGCTTCTAAACATTACCGAGCACTTTCACGAGAAAGGAATCATACATCGAGATCTTCGTATTCCAAATATCATACAACGTGATAACAAATTGATCGTGATTGATTTTGGACTTGCTTGTTATTTATCAGACAAACACCAAGAGGTTGAAGATTCGAATGATCATCCTGAGAAACTTCGGATGCGGGCTGTTAAAGTGGAAAGCGACTTGTTTGCTCTCGGTCATTTTGCACTCTTTCTGCTATATTCTTCTTACGTGCCTCAGTCAAAAAAAGAGTTGAGCTGGGAAGAGGAATTAGAAATATCACTTCCTTTTAAATCAATTCTTCGGAAAATGCTCCAACTTGACGAGCCATTTCATTCGGCTACTGACGTTCAAAAAGCATTGCGCTCCATTTAA
- a CDS encoding ATP-binding cassette domain-containing protein — MITVTNVGLRYGDRKLFEDVNIKFTPGNCYGLIGANGAGKSTFLKILSGEIEAQTGDVHMTPGERLAVLKQNHFEYEDQEVMQTVIMGHARLYEVMQEKDAIYMKADFSDEDGIRAAELEGEFAELNGWEAESEAAILLKGLGIKEDLHTKKLAELTGSEKVKVLLAQALFGKPDVLLLDEPTNNLDLQAIQWLEDFLINFENTVIVVSHDRHFLNKVCTHMADLDFGKIQIYVGNYDFWYESSQLALRMAQDQNKKKEEKIKELQAFVARFSANASKSKQATSRKKLLDKISLDDIRPSSRKYPYVNFGINREIGNDLLRVDGLTKSIDGVKVLDNVSFIMNKDDKVAFVGKEEIAITTLFKILMGEMEEDSGTYKWGVTTSQAYFPRDNSKYFDGSEQTLVDWLRQYSPEDQTESFLRGFLGRMLFSGEEVMKKPSVLSGGEKVRCMLSKMMLSGSNVLIMDDPTNHLDLESITALNNGLIGYKGSLMFTSHDHQFVETIANRIIEITPKGILDKQMSYDEYLANDELKKQRQLMYQ, encoded by the coding sequence ATGATTACGGTAACTAACGTTGGTCTTCGCTACGGCGACCGCAAGCTGTTTGAAGACGTTAATATAAAGTTCACACCAGGAAACTGCTACGGTTTAATTGGTGCAAACGGTGCGGGTAAATCAACATTCTTAAAAATTCTTTCTGGTGAGATCGAAGCTCAAACAGGTGACGTTCACATGACTCCAGGCGAACGTCTAGCTGTCTTGAAGCAGAACCACTTTGAGTATGAAGATCAAGAGGTAATGCAGACAGTTATTATGGGCCACGCTCGTCTTTATGAAGTGATGCAAGAGAAAGACGCGATCTATATGAAAGCTGACTTCTCAGACGAAGACGGAATTCGTGCAGCTGAACTGGAAGGTGAGTTTGCTGAACTAAACGGTTGGGAAGCTGAATCTGAAGCAGCGATCCTTCTTAAAGGTCTTGGTATCAAAGAAGATCTTCACACGAAGAAACTAGCAGAATTAACAGGTTCGGAAAAAGTAAAAGTATTGCTTGCTCAAGCTCTTTTCGGTAAGCCAGATGTTCTTCTTCTAGATGAGCCGACGAACAACTTAGACCTTCAAGCGATTCAATGGCTAGAAGATTTCTTGATCAACTTTGAGAACACTGTTATCGTTGTATCCCATGACCGTCACTTCTTAAACAAAGTATGTACGCACATGGCTGACCTTGATTTTGGAAAGATTCAGATCTATGTAGGTAACTACGATTTCTGGTACGAGTCTTCTCAATTAGCGCTTCGTATGGCACAAGATCAAAACAAGAAAAAAGAAGAAAAGATTAAAGAATTACAGGCGTTCGTTGCGCGATTTAGTGCGAACGCATCTAAATCCAAACAAGCGACTTCACGTAAGAAGTTATTAGATAAAATCTCTTTAGATGATATCCGACCTTCTTCTCGTAAATATCCGTATGTGAACTTTGGCATCAACCGTGAGATCGGGAATGACCTTCTTCGTGTTGACGGCCTAACGAAATCGATTGACGGCGTAAAAGTACTTGATAACGTGAGCTTTATCATGAACAAAGATGACAAGGTTGCTTTCGTTGGTAAAGAAGAAATCGCCATCACAACTCTATTTAAAATTTTGATGGGTGAGATGGAAGAGGACAGTGGAACATACAAATGGGGTGTAACAACGTCTCAAGCGTACTTCCCACGCGATAACTCAAAATACTTTGATGGCAGCGAGCAGACACTTGTTGATTGGCTGCGTCAATATTCTCCAGAAGATCAAACGGAGAGCTTCCTTCGCGGATTCCTTGGACGTATGCTTTTCTCAGGTGAAGAAGTAATGAAGAAGCCTTCTGTATTATCTGGAGGTGAGAAAGTACGTTGTATGCTTTCTAAGATGATGCTTAGCGGATCAAACGTATTGATCATGGATGATCCTACGAACCACTTGGATCTAGAGTCCATCACAGCGTTGAACAACGGATTAATCGGCTACAAAGGTTCATTGATGTTCACATCACATGACCATCAGTTCGTAGAAACGATCGCGAACCGTATCATCGAGATCACGCCTAAAGGAATTCTTGATAAGCAAATGTCTTATGATGAGTACCTAGCAAACGACGAGTTGAAGAAGCAACGTCAATTGATGTATCAATAA
- a CDS encoding GNAT family N-acetyltransferase encodes MLMKEIPVIKVAELRDKETIHNLMQFYFYDFSEYIDLQVNDNGVFGQYAYLDSYWEESQRFPYLIQKEDKLTGFVLVSEVQEANNPYWSISEFFILKRFRLDGLGKLAAHQVFEKHKGDWQVSQIEANKPAQRFWRKVIGEYSKKQYTERKEEGRVIQSFSNKIV; translated from the coding sequence ATGCTGATGAAAGAGATTCCGGTAATAAAGGTAGCAGAGTTAAGGGATAAAGAAACGATCCATAATCTTATGCAGTTTTATTTTTATGATTTCTCAGAGTATATTGATCTTCAAGTGAACGATAATGGAGTTTTTGGCCAGTATGCTTATCTCGATAGCTATTGGGAAGAAAGTCAGCGTTTTCCTTATCTGATTCAAAAAGAAGACAAGCTAACAGGGTTTGTATTAGTAAGCGAAGTACAGGAGGCCAACAATCCTTACTGGTCGATCTCTGAATTTTTTATCTTGAAAAGATTTAGGCTTGATGGTTTGGGGAAACTGGCCGCGCATCAGGTATTTGAAAAACATAAGGGAGATTGGCAAGTTTCTCAAATAGAAGCGAACAAACCTGCACAGAGGTTTTGGAGAAAAGTGATAGGTGAATACAGCAAGAAACAGTATACAGAGCGGAAGGAAGAGGGACGAGTCATCCAATCGTTCTCCAATAAAATAGTTTAG